The following are encoded together in the Lathyrus oleraceus cultivar Zhongwan6 chromosome 3, CAAS_Psat_ZW6_1.0, whole genome shotgun sequence genome:
- the LOC127127487 gene encoding auxin transporter-like protein 2 — MLAQKQAEEAIVSSSFNETDQQESVLGKEEEQEQDHSFSVKNFLWHGGSVWDAWFSCASNQVAQVLLTLPYSFSQLGMLSGILLQIFYGILGSWTAYLISVLYVEYRTRKEKENVNFKNHVIQWFEVLDGLLGPFWKALGLAFNCTFLLFGSVIQLIACASNIYYINDNLDKRTWTYIFGACCATTVFIPSFHNYRIWSFLGLGMTTYTAWYLTIAAIVHGQAENVTHSGPKKLVLYFTGATNILYTFGGHAVTVEIMHAMWKPQKFKYIYLLATLYVFTLTIPSASAVYWAFGDELLNHSNAFSLLPKNGFRDGAVVLMLIHQFITFGFACTPLYFVWEKVIGMHDTRSICLRALARLPVVIPIWFLAIIFPFFGPINSAVGALLVSFTVYIIPSAAHMLTYRKASARQNAAEKPPFFMPSWTAMYILNAFIVVWVFVVGFGFGGWASMTNFIRQIDTFGLFAKCYQCKPPPPLMVAAPPPHALHH; from the exons ATGTTGGCTCAGAAACAAGCCGAGGAAGCAATAGTTAGCAGCAGTTTCAATGAGACAGATCAACAAGAATCAGTACTTGGAAAGGAAGAAGAGCAAGAACAAGATCATTCATTCAGTGTCAAGAATTTTCTCTGGCATGGTGGTTCTGTTTGGGATGCATGGTTCAGTTGTGCTTCAAATCAA GTGGCTCAAGTTTTGTTGACACTGCCATATTCATTCTCTCAACTTGGCATGCTATCTGGAATCTTGCTTCAAATATTCTATGGAATTCTTGGAAGCTGGACTGCTTATCTCATCAGTGTTCTCTATGTTGAGTACCGaactagaaaagaaaaggaaaatgTTAATTTCAAGAACCATGTTATTCAG TGGTTTGAAGTGCTTGATGGATTACTGGGTCCATTTTGGAAAGCATTGGGTCTAGCTTTCAACTGTACTTTCCTTCTCTTTGGATCTGTGATTCAGCTTATAGCTTGTGCAAG CAACATCTACTACATAAATGACAACTTGGACAAAAGAACTTGGACTTACATATTTGGAGCATGTTGTGCGACAACTGTGTTCATACCATCGTTTCATAATTATCGTATTTGGTCTTTTCTTGGACTTGGAATGACCACTTACACTGCTTGGTATCTTACTATAGCAGCTATTGTTCATGGACAG GCAGAAAATGTGACACATAGTGGTCCAAAAAAGTTAGTGCTATATTTCACTGGAGCAACTAACATACTATACACATTTGGTGGACATGCTGTTACAGT AGAAATTATGCACGCCATGTGGAAGCCTCAAAAGTTCAAATACATATATTTGCTGGCAACTTTATATGTTTTCACATTAACGATTCCTTCTGCTTCTGCTGTTTATTGGGCATTTGGTGATGAACTTCTTAACCATTCCAATGCTTTCTCTCTTCTTCCCAAAAATGGATTTCGTGATGGTGCTGTAGTTCTCATGCTCATTCACCAG TTCATCACATTTGGCTTTGCTTGTACTCCATTGTACTTTGTATGGGAGAAAGTGATTGGAATGCATGACACAAGAAGCATTTGTTTAAGGGCACTAGCAAGGTTACCAGTGGTGATACCTATTTGGTTTTTGGCCATtatttttcctttctttggacCCATTAACTCTGCTGTTGGAGCTCTTCTTGTTAGCTTCACTGTCTACATCATTCCTTCAGCAGCTCATATGCTCACTTATCGAAAAGCCTCCGCGAGACAG AATGCTGCTGAAAAGCCTCCGTTTTTCATGCCGAGTTGGACAGCAATGTATATTTTGAATGCATTTATTGTGGTATGGGTTTTTGTGGTTGGGTTTGGGTTTGGAGGATGGGCAAGTATGACAAACTTCATTAGACAAATTGACACATTTGGGCTTTTTGCTAAGTGCTACCAATGCAAGCCTCCACCACCACTTATGGTTGCAGCACCACCTCCTCATGCCCTTCATCATTGA